The window TTCGGGCGCGGAAGCGCTCTAGAGGCTCTGAGAAGAGGGTAATTACGATATGGCTAAGGCAGCTACCCCAACAAAATCCGCTGATGCGGCAGCAAAGCCGGCAAAAAGCCGCGCCAAGGCTAAGGCGGCAGCCAAGCCGGCCGGTGTGACCGGAACGATCACGCAGGTTATCGGCGCCGTCGTCGACGTCGCCTTTGAAGATCACCTGCCGCCGATCCTGAACGCGCTGGAAACCGACAACCTCGGCAACCGTCTGGTTCTGGAAGTCGCGCAGCACCTTGGTGAAAACACCGTGCGCACCATTGCCATGGACTCCAGTGAGGGTCTCGTCCGTGGCCAGAAGGTGACCGATACGGGCGAGCCGATCGCCGTGCCGGTTGGTGCCGAGACGCTAGGCCGCATCATGAACGTGATCGGCGAGCCGATCGATGAAGCCGGTCCGGTCAAAGCCACCGCCAAACGGGCCATTCACCAGGATGCACCGGAATATGTCGATCAGTCGACCGAAGCGGAAATCCTGGTCACGGGCATCAAGGTCGTCGACCTGCTGGCGCCCTATGCAAGGGGCGGCAAGATCGGCCTCTTCGGCGGTGCCGGTGTTGGCAAGACCGTTCTCATTCAGGAACTGATCAACAACGTCGCCAAGGCGCACGGTGGTTACTCCGTATTCGCCGGTGTCGGCGAGCGCACCCGCGAAGGCAACGACCTTTACTGGGAAATGATCGAATCGGGCGTGAACAAGGACCCCAAGGAGCATGACGGCTCCACGGAAGGTTCCAAATGCGCGCTGGTCTTCGGCCAGATGAACGAGCCGCCCGGAGCGCGCGCCCGTGTTGCGCTGACCGGCCTGACCATTGCCGAACAGTTCCGTGATGAAGGTCAGGACGTGCTGTTCTTCGTCGACAATATCTTCCGCTTTACCCAGGCGGGTTCGGAAGTGTCCGCGCTTCTTGGCCGTATTCCTTCGGCCGTGGGTTATCAGCCGACGCTCGCCACAGATATGGGCACCATGCAGGAGCGCATCACGACGACCAACAAGGGTTCGATCACCTCGGTGCAGGCCGTTTACGTCCCGGCCGACGACCTGACCGACCCGGCGCCTGCCACCTCGTTCGCGCACTTGGATGCAACGACGGTTCTTAACCGCGCGATCTCGGAAAAAGGCATCTACCCGGCCGTGGATCCACTCGATTCCACGTCGCGTATGCTTGATCCGATGATTGT is drawn from Hoeflea prorocentri and contains these coding sequences:
- the atpD gene encoding F0F1 ATP synthase subunit beta; amino-acid sequence: MAKAATPTKSADAAAKPAKSRAKAKAAAKPAGVTGTITQVIGAVVDVAFEDHLPPILNALETDNLGNRLVLEVAQHLGENTVRTIAMDSSEGLVRGQKVTDTGEPIAVPVGAETLGRIMNVIGEPIDEAGPVKATAKRAIHQDAPEYVDQSTEAEILVTGIKVVDLLAPYARGGKIGLFGGAGVGKTVLIQELINNVAKAHGGYSVFAGVGERTREGNDLYWEMIESGVNKDPKEHDGSTEGSKCALVFGQMNEPPGARARVALTGLTIAEQFRDEGQDVLFFVDNIFRFTQAGSEVSALLGRIPSAVGYQPTLATDMGTMQERITTTNKGSITSVQAVYVPADDLTDPAPATSFAHLDATTVLNRAISEKGIYPAVDPLDSTSRMLDPMIVGQEHYDVARRVQSILQRYKSLQDIIAILGMDELSEEDKMTVARARKIERFLSQPFFVAEVFTGSPGQLVDLDDTIKSFKGLVEGEYDHLPEAAFYMVGGIDQAIEKAQKLAAEAA